Below is a genomic region from Trichoderma asperellum chromosome 2, complete sequence.
CACCATTGGCATGCCCATGGCCCAGAGCCCCCAGCCCAGGAAGGGCACGAGCCGTAGCTGGCGCTTGGCAAAGTAGCGGCAGCGCCCCAGCATGCCCTTGCGTATCGCCAGGGCCTGGATCATATAGAAGTCGGACCAGGCCAAGTGGTTGGAAACGACAATGGCGGATTCGCCCGCCGGGATGTCGTCGCCAGAGCATTCGATCTGAGCGCCATTGGCGTGTTCGAATATGAGCTGAATCCACCGCCAGACCGAGCCGGCGATGCGAGACGACACGTCGTAGACGAGCTCAGGGGCCAGCGCCTTGAACGGCAGCATCAGTGACAGCGCTATGTCTGCCAGCAGCAAGTACAGCAGCCACGGCGCCGTCAAGGCAATGCCGCGGACATGTCTGATTAGCGACATGTGAGTCGTCGTATTATTAGAAAAAGtagctagcagcagcagcacagccaGCAACCACCGAGCACAAGTCCTAGTGGGGGTTCTATTATCACAATTTCCTCTTTGAGGACGTGCCTCATATCCAGGAGTCTGGattgtatgtacatgtaataATTCAGACGGAACCTGGTGGTCAGACCGCCGGTCCACATGACGCAATGCCATAGGTCAGTGGTAGGGCATAGGTAGCCAGTATTCGGTACCTATCTTGTAGCTGTTGcattttctgcttctgccaaTCAATACCAACAGCTTCAATGGCGATGTTATCTATGGGACATTAGCAGCGGCTTCTATCACCTGTCTTGGGCACTGATACTGATACTGATACCAAAGGGAGGGTGAGACTATATTGGTTCAAGACGGCTGCTCTCATGCAGCATTTCGGGCATTGAGTATGACAAGGTGGTACATGCTAACAAAGACTTGGTGTACCTACCCAGTAGTACCTATGGGCTGCTGTACGAAGTACAACCTCCCTCTACAAGAAGcaggtcttttttttatatattttgatACTTCAGGCAGCTTTCACCAATCATCAACCAGGCATGGCAGCTTCATGACTGAACCATCGTTTCACAATTGCAATTTTCTCCTGCTGCGGGTGAAATTGCCCACTGTATCGTGCCACCATGGCGAGCCGCCGTCCAGAAGGCGTCCAGTGCTGACAGACTAATACAGTAACAAGGAGCAGACTTCGGCAGAAAGATTCTCGGATGGTACGCAGAGCACggcagtacctactactcGTACTGGGAAGGCCATTGGCGCCTGAAGGAAGTTTTGAATTTTTTAGCGCTGCGAGCTGTTGCGCGTGGGGAGCAAACTCTGGAGTTTGGCTATCACGACTTGACGCAAGATGTGGCTTTGTGAGCTTGGCGGGCTTTGCTTTCGCTTCTCGCTCTTCGGGTGGTGGAGCACCATGACTTGTTACTCAACCTGGTTGGGAATATCTTTTTGTACATGATTCTGCGGATTGCGTATTTGGGATTTTGGTTTTGGGATTTAACGACCAGACTGCGCCCGTGGGCCCAGCCAGATACGCCGCTGGCTCAATAACACGCGGGTAGTACGGCATCGCAGCGTTCACTTCATCCCATACCTGTGGCAGGCCGATGCGTCTCTAAAGCAAAGTCTTATTACTCCCTCGTCCGTCTTGTTTATGATCTGCACGACCCGGGACGGGGACCCGCGCAATTAGAGGTTGATTCGGTTTCGGGACATGCTCATCATCAAGCAAGGCTGAGCACGGTCTCACGACCCTTTCGAGCGAGTTAGCCGTAGAGGGGCCCATCGGATGTAAGATCGCACGTTCTCGCACGAATAGAGTGGTCCTTGCTGGCGCTCTCCACCGGCTCGTCTAATTTGCCAGGATCCAGTGCTAATTGCCCCCCCAGCGAACCCCGTCTTTTAGGGCCCTCGACGCCCGGAGAGCTCAAGAACCCCCGCTGTGTCTCGCGCATTGCATTTCAGTCCTATTAGTATCTCGCCGGCATCCATTCACGCAGACTGAGTTCCGACTGCTAGAATCGAAGCAATCAACTGCTATCGCCACCAGGCCTCTTTCTGTGCATACTATCTCATAATACCTTCAGCACTGCAGAAATCGTCTTTTGCATTGCTCATTCCGCAAGACCCCAAGCTCCTACAGTAAGCAGACAGtgctgcagctcctccaacCTAGCATCTCTCCTGCAGTGGGTGCGGAAGCTCTCGCCCTATCACCACGAACGGCGCTGCTTAGTACTATACACGCAACCgctattacctataggtaCTCTGGAGCCGAAACGGAACGGCCGCCTTTCTGCACTGCGTCTTCACTTGCATTCTCACCACCATCGACGACACAGTCTGCAATCGCGCAGCTGCGACTGCTCGCCCTGAGACTCCTGGATCCCCCTTGACGGTAAGCTTCACCTTCTCAGCGGGCGCCGAGCCCAATTTCGGCTTTCTATTTTGCCACACTGTGGCTGCAACCTTCTCGGAATCTCACGTCGCACGGTGGCTGACCCGTCGCAGTCGGCAACAGTATTTTAACACTTCTCGCGCCCTTCCGCAAGGCCATTGGGCCTTCTCTACGTTTACTTCATACATCGTCCGAATCACCGCCGGCCATCATGTCATCGTTATCTCCCGATCAAATCGAGGGAGGCGCCTCTCAGGCCTCGACAGAAGGCACTGACAAGGGTGTCCTCTCTTCCCTGAACCTCAATTTTTTCAAGAACCTATCGGACAAAAAGGTCACCCGCAGTAAGATATCCCGGCAAGGCATATTCCCGACAGCGTTATCAGGACCGACCGACTAATtaccttttcctttctgatAGCTGGTAATCCCCCCAAGCGCCGCGGACCAAAGCCAGACAGCAAACCTGCCCTGACTAGGCGACAAGAACTCAACCGGCAAGCTCAACGGTAAGCATCTGTAGTCCTGCGAGGAAATAGACAGGCGACAAAGTGCAAATCTAATTTGATGTTCGCCATCTACAGAACCCACCGCGAGAGAAAGGAGCTATACATCAAAGCGCTAGAAGATGAAGTCATTAGGTTGAAAGAAGTCTTTAGCACAATCTCTCTGGACAAGCAGAAGCTGTACGATGAGAACAAGCAACTCAAAGAGGTCCTAGCCCAGAGGGGTATTCAGCTCCCAAAGCTGAGCGGTGTAGATGATTCGGGCATCAGTGCTACTCAGGCGATGAGTGTAAGTGCCTCGGGCAACAGCTTTGCGACCGGCTCCCAGAGTGGCTTCTCGCCTGCCGACATGTCGCAATCAACCGGCATGTCAATGTCACCGGAGAACCGCCAGCCGTCACCTACTGGAAATGGGGTTGATCTTGAGCAGGCTGGTATTGACTTCGTCTTAACGTACGAGAACTCCTCCTCGAAGGCATATCTTTCACCTCCCCCGCAGTGACCTCAACAGGGTTGCCACTTCACAGCCACGCGAGCCAAACTGTCGGAACTTGATGCGCAAGGGTCGGTATGCTAACGGTTGCGACTTTTGTCGAGGGATCTTGTAGGCTCGAAAAACCTTGCATGGCACATATGCCATTCCTGGTTGACAGAGCGAGCGACGCTGACGGCGCGCCGTGTGGTCACGCCTTGATGGCGTCTTGCCCTCCTGCGCCGTTTCAAGAGCTGACCCCAGACACCCCTTTCGGCAGTAAACATACGCACGACCACGGCGGAGAGTTTGAAACACAGGGTACATGGGAGCTCACCAAAGCCGACCTAACCACGCTCCTAGACCTCAGCAAACAGCTCAACTTAGATGGCGAGATTACTCCGGTCATGGCATGGAGAATGGTTACGTCGCATTCCAGGTTCAACGAATTGGCTCCGTGCGATTTGGAAAAGCTTTCAGAGGAGTTATTGCGGAAAGTCAGGTGTTATGGGTGAGTTTGTCCTTTGCGAATGACGACTGCTACTACGGGTGTTTGATGTACTAATCCTGTGAGCAACAGGTTTGGCGCTGTCATGGAGGAGTTTGAATTGCGGGATGCGCTAGAGAATATTTTCTCTGGTCGCCCAGAAGCAATGGTCTTTTGATTCTCACTTATTGGTGTTCCCTCCGCTTCCctctcattctctctctACACTATGTTGGAGgagcctttctttttttatgaaCGTTTATGTATTTGTGTAAAGAGATTCCAGGACGCACTTTGGTTGCGCGTCCATGTCTAAAGGCGGTATTGGCTTTGCTGTTATGTAGTTACgatgtatataaatatattaatgcATTGAGTCACTAATGTAAACAATTTCAAACACTTTGTCACTTTCTTGTATATCCATATCTACCCAAGGTACTTATATAGACCAAGAATACGTCTTAAGGATTCGGGAAACGCTCAtaatgtctctctcttctcatatGTCACACCATTCTCAAGTACCTAAATGCTGACTGCGCACCTCACTCACTAGAACTTTGTGGCTTATACAAAGATAagataaacaaaaaaaaaaaaagtggcggTGCAGGAAactggcagcagctggtgGCGCGGGGCTTGGAACTTTTCTCGTTAGGCTGCCCCACCCCCCACCACAATTTCGATTCAATGTTGGAAACCAAATTCATCGCAAGCCGGACGAACGAATCATCACGAGCAAAGGGaaggcctctctctctttgtctaCCCCGGTTCTCTGCGTTCATCCTTCGAGTGAACGTCCGAAAATAAGAGAGAATTCCGAAAATCCAGTCAAGATGGCCCAGTCACTGGACTATGTCAAGATTTGCGAGAGCTGCCCGCCAGGAGATGGCTGGGGCCCTTCAGTAACCACCGAAATCACCCTGGACGGCGTTCCCTATGCGCCCTTCTCCAAGGGAGACAAGCTGGGACGCATGGCCGATTGGACTGCTGAGGGCAAGGACCGAGAACGTGGTGGACGTCTGCAGTACAGCCGCCAATACAGAGGTACGGTGGCCTTTTTGACACTAGATGTTTGGATGTTGCTAACGAGAGattcgaaaaaaaaaattagaccAGCAAGTTTATGGCACCGGCCACGCTGTTGTTTTCAATGCCCCTCCCGCCGAGGACGAGACCAGCTTTTCCGTCGTCAGCAACACCAGAGACTCGACCAAGTCAAGATATGGTCGTGGTGCCGTTTTCACCCGTGGCCGAGGCCAGCGCGGCGGCCGTGGTGATACCCGCGGTGGACGAGGAGGCCAGTTCCAGCGTGCCCCCGGTGGCCGACAGGGCTATGGCTACGAGCGCGGTGGACGAGGTGGTGCTGGTGCCCGTGGTGGACGTCGCTTCGGCTGGAAGGACTACGACAAGCCTGCTCGCAACCGTGATgccagcatcaacatcaagGCCGACTGGGAGCTTCTCGAGGAGATCGACTTCAACCGCCTGGCCAAGCTCAACCTTGATGCTGACGATGGTGAGGACCTGGACGACTACGGTTTCCTTTACTACTACGACCGCTCCTACGACAAGCAGCCTGTCAAGGGTGCTGAGAGGAAACTCACGGCTATTGACCGTGCCGCCTACAACGTCACCACCTCCTCTGACCCTGTCATCCAAGAGTACGCCGAGAAGAACGAGGCTACCATCTTCGCCACCGACAGCATTCTCTCCATGCTTATGTGCTCTACTCGCTCTGTCTACCCCTGGGACATTGTCATCGTGCGCCAGGGCAACAAGATCTTCCTTGACAAGCGTGACAACTCCAACCTGGATATGGTGACCGTCAACGAGAACGCCGCCGACGCTCCCCTGGAGGCTGCCGACGGTGGCAAGGACGTCATCAACCAGCCCCCGGCCCTCGCCGAGGAGGCCACCTACATCAACCACAACTTTGCCAACCAGGTCGTGACCGAGAACGACTCGACCAAGGTTCAGATGGCCCACGCTAACCCCTTCCACGACGCCTCCGATGACACCGATCCTCCTGCCAGCAAGGCTTACAAGTACAGGAGATTCGATCTCTCCACCAACGAGGAGGAGCCTGTCTACCTGATTGTCCGTACCGAGGTCGATGCCGTCCAGAAGAACGCCATCAGCGGCGAGGACCAGCTGGTCACCATCAAGGCCCTCAACGAGTTCGACAGCCGTGCCCAGGGCAGCGGAGGTGCTCTCGACTGGCGGACGAAGCTCGTCGCCCAGCGTGGTGCCGTTGTTACTACCGAAATGAAGAACAACAGCTGCAAGCTTGCCAGATGGACCGTGCAGAGCATCCTGTCCAAGTCTGACGTTATGAAGCTCGGGTATGCatattattccttttttattgtctaaattcttttttctagTATACCTGCTAACGCCCTCCCTAAATAGATTCGTCTCCCGTGCCAGCCCCCGAACCAACGATAAGCACGTTATTCTCGGCGTTATCGGCTGGAAGCCCCGCGACTTCGCCAACCAGATGAACCTGTCCCTCTCCAACGGCTGGGGTATCGTCCGCACCATTGCCGACATGTGCCTCAAGCGCGAGGAGGGCAAGTTCGTCCTGGTCAAGGACCCCAACAAGTCTATCCTTAGACTGTACCAGGTCCCTGCCGGCAGCttcgatgaggaggaggccgaggaagaagtcgaggaggccgaggaggaggctgaggagtAAATATAGGGGGTTGTTTCAAATACCTGATTACATATGGTGTTGCTTTGTTATTCACTTTTTAATGAGTGAGCTGGTTTTCTTAAAAACGGCAGTATTTTTATGATGGATGTATAGGCTCGATTTGACCTCATTTCAGGAGCAAGGTGGCTTACTAGGAATGGATATAGGAAGATACAAAAGTTTCCCGTCATTCATCTTGTTCATCTAACTCCTTTGGCCACAGTGAATAACTCGGTGATATTTTATTGTTCCTCTACCCACTCGAGATGTTACTACTTTTTACAAACTCAAACAAATCTATCATCGTCTCTCGCAGATATAACCAATGCGTTCTATCATCGAAGTGACTCATGGTGCTCTGTGCTTGATCCTTTTCCCGACATCCTATCAACACACAAAAGTcaagtaaataaaaaggaagaaaaggtaGCAAAGACAAACAGGAAacaagaaagggaaaaaaacaaagtaaGAGAGAAACTCTCAACCCATCTGGcttcccctttttcttcgttcCCCGTTCCCTACCGTTGAACTTGTCGCAGATACCAAACTCCAATCTCTTGGAGAAAATTCATGAGCGGCATCGATCCCGTAGGCTCATAGCCCATCTCGCGCAAATCGCATTCTTTCTCACGCAGCCATTCTCGAGCGGCGTTGAGCTGCGGCGAGAGGCCGAGGCAAGTACTGGCAAAGTACGCAGCCGCAAGAATATGCCGATACCGGCGACCAGCATCACGATCTGTAGCTACAAACGAATGGGAATTCCACTCGTTCTGAATCTCGTCGCGGAGGCATCTATCTAATGGTATCGAGGGAGAGCTGGACATTTGCTTCATGCGAGCTGCGTCAGCAAGCCTAATTCCCAGGGAACTGACATAATCGGACTGCGGCCACATTTCTCTTGTATTAGCAGGTTGCTTTTGATGGTGTCGAAGGTCTTGCAACCGACCAACAAAGTCCAAACTTGTGCGGAGAACCTCTGTAGGCTGctgttgacgatgatgatgatgccaatgcTTTTCCGGAgccaagaaggagattgGAGGAAGAGTGGGCCGAGACGTAGAATCTTGAGAAGGTCTGCTCGTTGTAGAGACGGGGTACCCAGATATCAGGTTTGGATTGAACGCTACGGGATAAGTCCTATTGTCGTGAGGAAGCCAATCTCGGCCATGGCTGTTTCCAGACTCTTCGATGAGCGGACGCCTCCTTTGGCCTGGACTGACTTTGCCTCGCGCATCTTGAGCAGGGTACTTTGACGAGACTGAGTCCGCATATTGAGTGCAGCAGGCAGAAGAGTAGTGTGATGCTGGTACTGCGGAGAGTTGCGGCTCCATCGGACTACCGTGGTCGTATTCTATACCTGAGATTTGCTCTTTAATCTCTATTTCGGGAACCGGGGTATATCTGGCTGCTGGACTATTGTCCGCAGTTGAAGAGATGGAAGTCTCCGTCGAGTCTCCGGCGGCCCATTGCTCATGCCCGCGTTTTGTGCTATTCGCAACTCTCCGTCGCTTAACGGCAGTTGGCGAATCATGACTGTTTCCCTGAGCTCGATTCTTTCGTTTACGAGTGTTTGGCGGAACATCCCAACTGACGGCTGTAGCATCTATTGCGTGCCTCCGGTCGTTTTGCAAGCGGCCAGCGACGCAGCATTCTTGGCAAATTGACAGTTTGCAGACACGGCACTTTTGGAGAGTCCCGCAGCGCTGTTTATGACAGAGGTCGCACTTGGCGGTGGATACGTTAGAGGCGTCCCATCCGTGATGAGCAACGTCAAAACTTGGCAGAGGAGTTTGGTTGGCCAAGACGGCGCTGGCTCTTGGCACGGAATCTCCGAGTGGCCTAGACGACTCAGGGATGGCGATGATTGCACGGTGCTTCTCCATAGGGTCGACGGAGCGGGGGGCAAGCTGCAGGTT
It encodes:
- a CDS encoding uncharacterized protein (EggNog:ENOG41); this encodes MLTVATFVEGSCRLEKPCMAHMPFLVDRASDADGAPCGHALMASCPPAPFQELTPDTPFGSKHTHDHGGEFETQGTWELTKADLTTLLDLSKQLNLDGEITPVMAWRMVTSHSRFNELAPCDLEKLSEELLRKVRCYGFGAVMEEFELRDALENIFSGRPEAMVF
- a CDS encoding uncharacterized protein (EggNog:ENOG41), yielding MWLFSRRGAHRIEPRLLGPSTPGELKNPRCVSRIAFQSYYKQTVLQLLQPSISPAVGAEALALSPRTALLNSWIPLDVGNSILTLLAPFRKAIGPSLRLLHTSSESPPAIMSSLSPDQIEGGASQASTEGTDKGVLSSLNLNFFKNLSDKKVTRTGNPPKRRGPKPDSKPALTRRQELNRQAQRTHRERKELYIKALEDEVIRLKEVFSTISLDKQKLYDENKQLKEVLAQRGIQLPKLSGVDDSGISATQAMSVSASGNSFATGSQSGFSPADMSQSTGMSMSPENRQPSPTGNGVDLEQAGIDFVLTYENSSSKAYLSPPPQ
- a CDS encoding uncharacterized protein (EggNog:ENOG41) — its product is MSTPIGEERYSSQDTGNKPVADPNLQLAPRSVDPMEKHRAIIAIPESSRPLGDSVPRASAVLANQTPLPSFDVAHHGWDASNVSTAKCDLCHKQRCGTLQKCRVCKLSICQECCVAGRLQNDRRHAIDATAVSWDVPPNTRKRKNRAQGNSHDSPTAVKRRRVANSTKRGHEQWAAGDSTETSISSTADNSPAARYTPVPEIEIKEQISGIEYDHGSPMEPQLSAVPASHYSSACCTQYADSVSSKYPAQDARGKVSPGQRRRPLIEESGNSHGRDWLPHDNRTYPVAFNPNLISGYPVSTTSRPSQDSTSRPTLPPISFLAPEKHWHHHHRQQQPTEVLRTSLDFVGRLQDLRHHQKQPANTREMWPQSDYVSSLGIRLADAARMKQMSSSPSIPLDRCLRDEIQNEWNSHSFVATDRDAGRRYRHILAAAYFASTCLGLSPQLNAAREWLREKECDLREMGYEPTGSMPLMNFLQEIGVWYLRQVQR